The Corallococcus caeni genome includes a region encoding these proteins:
- the sctU gene encoding type III secretion system export apparatus subunit SctU, with protein sequence MSDESGDKTEEPSQKKLDDSRKKGQVWKSKDLTGVAVLVAGLGIARGTWGTVEAEISSLFLFTFDVIAHPDRLDLAMSQILYMALKSLAVLTIPVAAGAAAMGGLMEFLQVGSLFTIDPVMPKFDKLNPIAGLKNMFTKKAFVELLKNLIKISVAAYVVYGVVRDSMPLVIETVRQDTHGIMAILGEIIYRVGARIVLLFVIFGVFDVWWQRKSYMKDMMMTKEEVKKEYKQSEGDPHHKAKRKELHHEIMEGAQMEAVKDASVIVTNPDHVAVALMYDQNKDGAPRVLVKGMDAKAERIKALAREADVPLLRNVPLAHALLRVEVGEEVPEELYDAVAEVLNFVYGLKQQQNAAPPARA encoded by the coding sequence ATGTCGGACGAGAGTGGCGACAAAACAGAGGAACCGTCTCAGAAGAAGCTCGACGACTCCCGCAAGAAGGGGCAGGTCTGGAAGAGCAAGGACCTGACGGGCGTCGCCGTGCTCGTCGCCGGCCTGGGCATCGCCCGGGGCACCTGGGGCACGGTCGAGGCGGAGATCTCCTCGCTCTTCCTCTTCACCTTCGACGTCATCGCGCATCCGGACCGCCTGGACCTGGCGATGTCGCAGATCCTCTACATGGCGTTGAAGTCGCTGGCCGTCCTCACGATTCCGGTGGCGGCCGGGGCCGCGGCGATGGGCGGGCTGATGGAGTTCCTGCAGGTCGGGTCGCTCTTCACCATCGACCCGGTCATGCCAAAGTTCGACAAGCTCAACCCCATCGCGGGCTTGAAGAACATGTTCACGAAGAAGGCCTTCGTCGAACTGCTCAAGAACCTCATCAAGATTTCCGTCGCCGCCTATGTCGTCTACGGCGTGGTGCGCGACTCGATGCCCCTGGTCATCGAGACGGTCCGGCAGGACACGCACGGCATCATGGCCATCCTGGGGGAGATCATCTACCGGGTGGGCGCGCGCATCGTGCTGCTCTTCGTCATCTTCGGCGTGTTCGACGTGTGGTGGCAGCGCAAGTCGTACATGAAGGACATGATGATGACGAAGGAGGAGGTCAAGAAGGAGTACAAGCAGAGCGAAGGCGACCCGCACCACAAGGCCAAGCGCAAGGAACTCCACCACGAGATCATGGAGGGCGCCCAGATGGAGGCGGTGAAGGACGCGAGCGTCATCGTCACCAACCCGGACCACGTGGCTGTCGCGTTGATGTACGACCAGAACAAGGACGGGGCCCCCCGCGTGCTGGTGAAGGGCATGGACGCCAAGGCGGAGCGCATCAAGGCGCTGGCGAGGGAAGCCGACGTGCCCCTGCTGCGCAACGTGCCGCTGGCGCACGCGCTGTTGCGAGTGGAGGTGGGCGAGGAGGTCCCCGAGGAGCTCTACGACGCGGTCGCGGAGGTCCTCAACTTCGTCTACGGGCTGAAGCAACAGCAGAACGCGGCGCCCCCGGCGCGCGCCTGA
- a CDS encoding flagellar biosynthetic protein FliR yields MNIGEAMAELGARVNLSVTIFTVALIMCRVMPILIFSPFLGGEVVPSEMKLGLGLMVSVVLFPSVADRMDKIPLSALPYIGLLLKEVFIGLSLSYIVNIVFDAARVAGNLMDTMAGSNNAQLYVPQLGQQVSLFSSLKVQLCVVLFLSLDGHHIIIQALAESLAVVPLEGFPHFSRGVWPFFDLMIRSFANLLKISLALAGPGMVAAFATDLAMGAINRVAPQIQVFFIAMSLKPLMSVLIIFVSIHVIIGRMQGEMVSMLRMVRQAIQLLG; encoded by the coding sequence ATGAACATCGGCGAAGCGATGGCCGAGCTGGGTGCTCGGGTCAACCTGTCGGTCACCATCTTCACGGTGGCGCTCATCATGTGCCGCGTGATGCCCATCCTCATCTTCAGCCCGTTCCTGGGCGGCGAGGTCGTTCCCTCGGAGATGAAGCTGGGCCTGGGCCTGATGGTGTCCGTGGTGTTGTTCCCGTCCGTCGCGGACCGGATGGACAAGATTCCCCTGAGCGCGCTCCCCTATATCGGGCTGCTGCTCAAGGAGGTCTTCATCGGGCTGTCGCTGTCGTACATCGTCAACATCGTCTTCGACGCGGCCCGTGTCGCGGGCAACTTGATGGACACCATGGCGGGCAGCAACAACGCCCAGCTCTACGTGCCGCAGCTGGGGCAGCAGGTGTCGCTCTTCTCCAGCCTCAAGGTGCAGCTGTGCGTGGTGCTGTTCCTGTCGCTGGACGGACACCACATCATCATCCAGGCGCTCGCGGAAAGCCTGGCCGTGGTGCCGCTGGAGGGCTTCCCGCACTTCAGCCGTGGCGTGTGGCCCTTCTTCGACCTGATGATCCGCTCCTTCGCGAACCTGCTGAAGATCAGCCTGGCGCTGGCGGGGCCCGGCATGGTGGCCGCCTTCGCCACCGACCTGGCCATGGGCGCCATCAACCGCGTGGCCCCGCAGATCCAGGTCTTCTTCATCGCGATGTCGCTCAAACCGCTGATGAGCGTGCTCATCATCTTCGTCTCCATCCACGTCATCATCGGCCGCATGCAGGGCGAAATGGTCTCCATGCTGCGCATGGTGCGGCAGGCCATCCAGCTGCTGGGCTGA
- the fliQ gene encoding flagellar biosynthesis protein FliQ, producing MNQLTFITQEALFLVLVVSAPPVLMSLLVGFIIALFQATTQIQEQTLTFAPKVVLVFGVLAMTGPWIGGQLLRFTFHVFDRFPALIGR from the coding sequence ATGAATCAGCTCACGTTCATCACCCAGGAGGCGCTGTTCCTGGTGCTCGTGGTCTCCGCGCCGCCGGTGCTCATGAGCCTCCTGGTGGGCTTCATCATCGCCCTGTTCCAGGCCACCACGCAGATCCAGGAGCAGACGCTCACGTTCGCCCCCAAGGTCGTCCTCGTCTTCGGCGTGCTGGCCATGACGGGCCCGTGGATTGGCGGACAGCTGCTGCGCTTCACCTTCCACGTCTTCGACCGCTTCCCGGCGCTCATCGGCAGATGA
- the sctR gene encoding type III secretion system export apparatus subunit SctR, translated as MNRSSPAARPLLFRAPPWLFAALVSLHPFVASAAKKGGDALPDSLVKEAAATDSFTSKPLILILALAAMSLVPFALMMVTSFVKISVVLSIVRSALGTQQIPPTQVITGLAIILTVYIMAPVGQDMYRATGMDIINRGTSVFSSETVGTMLTAADKSKEPLRDFLMKKVTNKDRTLFYSLAKKMRKEEDRKDIGPNDFMVIVPAFVVSELKEAFQIGFLLFVPFIVIDMVVANILLALGMHMLSPTTISMPFKLLLFVLVDGWYLIAKGLVIGYL; from the coding sequence GTGAACCGTTCGTCTCCCGCCGCCCGTCCGCTGTTGTTCCGCGCTCCGCCCTGGCTCTTCGCGGCCCTCGTGTCCCTGCACCCCTTCGTCGCGTCCGCGGCGAAGAAGGGCGGGGACGCACTGCCGGATTCACTGGTGAAGGAGGCGGCGGCCACCGACTCGTTCACCTCCAAGCCGCTCATCCTCATCCTCGCGCTCGCGGCCATGTCCCTGGTCCCGTTCGCGCTGATGATGGTGACCAGCTTCGTGAAGATCTCCGTGGTGCTCTCCATCGTCCGCTCGGCGCTGGGCACCCAGCAGATTCCCCCCACGCAGGTCATCACCGGCCTGGCCATCATCCTCACCGTCTACATCATGGCCCCCGTGGGTCAGGACATGTACCGGGCGACCGGCATGGACATCATCAACCGGGGCACGTCCGTCTTCTCCTCGGAGACGGTGGGCACGATGCTGACGGCCGCGGACAAGTCCAAGGAGCCGTTGCGCGACTTCCTGATGAAGAAGGTCACCAACAAGGACCGCACGCTCTTCTACAGCCTGGCGAAGAAGATGCGGAAGGAGGAGGACCGCAAGGACATCGGCCCGAACGACTTCATGGTCATCGTGCCGGCCTTCGTCGTGTCCGAACTGAAGGAGGCCTTCCAGATCGGCTTCCTGCTCTTCGTACCTTTCATCGTCATCGACATGGTGGTGGCCAACATCCTGCTGGCGCTGGGCATGCACATGCTGTCGCCCACGACCATCTCCATGCCCTTCAAGCTGCTGTTGTTCGTGCTCGTGGACGGCTGGTACCTCATCGCCAAGGGCCTGGTCATCGGCTACCTGTAA
- a CDS encoding flagellar biosynthetic protein FliO, whose translation MAVLGLSSSRLLLGAALLFASPAVLAQAPAASTPDASVAAPAPEAAAPEAVKQAAPAVAPAASDGATRAKRHADELDRELGVGEPDPLEEQESLGWVVVRTVALLGAVLAAIYLTLNVGLRRLMGLQGVPMGKAAVVSVMERIPLDQRRTLFVLKAADEYLLVGGGEGGVQLVSKLDRDAVERIRAARPPSSPVSLSPFLQKLLSRRTGGTTPPPGV comes from the coding sequence ATGGCGGTCCTCGGTCTCTCCTCCTCGCGCCTGTTGCTCGGCGCCGCGCTCCTCTTCGCGTCGCCCGCCGTCCTGGCGCAGGCGCCCGCGGCCTCCACGCCGGATGCCTCCGTCGCGGCGCCGGCCCCGGAGGCGGCCGCGCCCGAAGCCGTGAAGCAAGCGGCTCCCGCGGTGGCTCCCGCCGCCAGCGATGGCGCGACCCGCGCGAAGCGCCACGCGGACGAACTGGACCGCGAGCTGGGCGTCGGTGAGCCGGACCCCCTCGAGGAGCAGGAGAGCCTGGGCTGGGTGGTGGTGCGCACGGTGGCGCTGCTGGGCGCGGTGCTCGCGGCCATCTACCTCACGCTCAACGTGGGCCTGCGCAGGCTGATGGGGTTGCAGGGCGTGCCCATGGGCAAGGCGGCGGTCGTGTCGGTGATGGAGCGCATCCCGTTGGATCAACGGCGCACGCTCTTCGTCCTGAAGGCCGCGGACGAGTACCTGCTGGTGGGTGGCGGCGAGGGTGGCGTGCAACTGGTTTCGAAGCTGGACCGTGACGCCGTGGAGCGCATCCGAGCCGCGCGTCCGCCGTCGTCGCCGGTCTCCCTGAGTCCTTTCCTCCAGAAGCTCCTCTCCCGCCGGACCGGTGGCACCACGCCGCCGCCGGGCGTCTGA
- the sctQ gene encoding type III secretion system cytoplasmic ring protein SctQ, which yields MSLEPDDEPGVFERTMLVDTRKLGPPPKPAQAPAPVMPWRPFAFSHLEKVSRTQGQLAERLRWLTPNAGTLETVCARLKALFDVDVRLSVESAQARPMTELRRFLGDPSFLAVLAPGALKGRVILEIELSLAHSAVDLLLGGAGETVGLRPLTDIEEGVMGYVVLEALKELVPGLQPGVPRPRLDGVARGVDEVSARLGEDGPMLAVHLNAVLGTHRGIVRLVVPSAVLEAAEPAVESAQRRDQRRQDMKANGRRLSALRDWLRAEIGVAELSAQDLASLRIKDVLLLDLLSARPDRGEAGTAQLRLGLGRTGHFAADVFVENGRYRARITDIIPGEPGNPQGGESGGSEENEDFTNPELGVPPELEGAALDDKDGSDLLSDLPLQVAVELARVPITAEQVVGLRTGQVIDLRRGAGEPVDLSVNGKVVARGELVELEGQLGVRIIHLS from the coding sequence ATGAGCCTGGAGCCGGACGACGAGCCCGGAGTCTTCGAGCGCACCATGTTGGTCGACACCCGGAAGCTGGGACCGCCCCCGAAGCCCGCGCAGGCTCCCGCGCCGGTCATGCCGTGGCGGCCGTTCGCCTTCTCCCACCTGGAGAAGGTGTCGCGCACGCAGGGCCAGCTGGCGGAGCGGCTGCGCTGGCTCACGCCCAACGCGGGCACGCTGGAGACAGTCTGCGCGCGCCTCAAGGCCCTGTTCGACGTGGACGTGCGCCTGTCGGTGGAGTCCGCCCAGGCGCGCCCCATGACGGAGCTGCGCCGCTTCCTGGGCGACCCGTCCTTCCTGGCGGTGCTGGCCCCTGGCGCGCTCAAGGGCCGGGTCATCCTCGAAATCGAGCTGTCGCTGGCGCACTCGGCGGTGGACCTGCTGCTGGGCGGCGCCGGTGAGACGGTGGGCCTGCGGCCCCTGACGGACATCGAGGAGGGCGTGATGGGCTACGTCGTCCTGGAGGCCCTGAAGGAGCTGGTGCCCGGGCTGCAGCCCGGCGTCCCCCGGCCCCGGCTGGACGGCGTCGCGCGCGGCGTGGACGAGGTCTCCGCGCGCCTGGGCGAGGACGGCCCGATGCTGGCGGTGCACCTGAACGCGGTGCTGGGCACGCACCGCGGCATCGTGCGGCTGGTGGTGCCGTCGGCGGTGCTGGAGGCCGCCGAGCCCGCGGTGGAGAGCGCCCAGCGGCGCGACCAGCGCCGGCAGGACATGAAGGCCAACGGGCGGCGCCTGTCCGCGCTGCGCGACTGGCTGCGCGCGGAGATTGGCGTGGCGGAGCTGTCCGCCCAGGACCTGGCGTCGCTGCGCATCAAGGACGTGCTGCTCCTGGACCTGCTGTCGGCGCGGCCGGACAGGGGCGAGGCCGGCACGGCGCAGCTGCGGCTGGGCCTGGGGCGCACCGGCCACTTCGCGGCGGACGTGTTCGTGGAGAACGGCCGCTACCGGGCGCGCATCACGGACATCATCCCCGGCGAGCCGGGCAACCCCCAGGGTGGGGAGTCCGGCGGGTCGGAAGAGAACGAGGACTTCACCAACCCGGAGCTGGGCGTTCCTCCGGAACTCGAAGGGGCGGCATTGGACGACAAGGACGGAAGCGATCTGCTCAGCGACCTGCCCCTGCAGGTGGCGGTGGAGCTGGCGCGCGTGCCCATCACGGCCGAACAGGTGGTGGGCCTGCGCACGGGCCAGGTCATCGACCTGCGCCGTGGGGCAGGGGAGCCCGTGGACCTGTCGGTGAACGGCAAGGTCGTGGCTCGGGGCGAGCTCGTGGAGCTGGAGGGCCAGCTCGGTGTGCGCATCATCCACCTGAGCTGA
- a CDS encoding flagellar hook-length control protein FliK, translating to MSRVDDDRDAARLAERMIQERKLAEAKTQKRLQGDSVFSKLVQQGQAEQAQPKQAQELKQPLGKQVLARLAQGQGKTFDEKLAQKETPFAKPGETTQGAQQSQQSQRSAQTQNLSKGGEARKSEVVEEKRSTDVREGDMTKAEGQAGRLSQEKGELKIDVNAGGGKGAGGGAGKEKDDKGGQMAAAAGFRFNPALMAPVPVAKPKDTAGSERLRAMANEIAQKIVERVRVGTNAAGNAEFQIDLRGDVLNGLSIKVSAKNGKISAVFSGNDRDTLKMLEEQSDGLRSALGGRGLALENLRFEAKT from the coding sequence ATGAGCCGAGTTGATGACGATCGCGATGCCGCGCGCTTGGCGGAGCGGATGATCCAGGAGCGCAAGCTCGCGGAGGCGAAGACCCAGAAGCGCCTGCAGGGCGACTCCGTCTTCTCCAAGCTGGTCCAACAGGGGCAGGCGGAACAGGCCCAGCCCAAGCAGGCGCAGGAGCTGAAGCAGCCCCTGGGCAAGCAGGTGCTGGCGCGCCTCGCGCAGGGCCAGGGCAAGACGTTCGACGAGAAGCTGGCCCAGAAGGAGACCCCCTTCGCGAAGCCCGGGGAGACCACCCAGGGCGCCCAGCAGTCGCAGCAGTCCCAGCGCAGCGCCCAGACGCAGAACCTGTCCAAGGGCGGGGAGGCCCGCAAGTCAGAGGTCGTGGAGGAGAAGCGCTCCACGGACGTCCGCGAGGGCGACATGACCAAGGCCGAGGGACAGGCCGGCCGGCTGAGCCAGGAGAAGGGCGAGCTGAAGATCGACGTCAACGCCGGAGGTGGCAAGGGCGCGGGCGGCGGAGCCGGCAAGGAGAAGGACGACAAGGGCGGGCAGATGGCCGCCGCCGCGGGCTTCCGCTTCAACCCCGCGCTGATGGCGCCGGTGCCGGTGGCCAAGCCCAAGGACACGGCGGGCTCCGAGCGGCTGCGCGCCATGGCGAACGAGATCGCCCAGAAGATCGTCGAGCGCGTGCGCGTGGGCACCAACGCCGCGGGCAACGCGGAGTTCCAGATCGACCTGCGCGGCGACGTGCTCAACGGCCTGTCCATCAAGGTCAGCGCGAAGAACGGCAAGATCTCCGCCGTCTTCAGCGGCAACGACCGCGACACGCTGAAGATGCTGGAGGAGCAGAGCGACGGCCTGCGCAGCGCCCTGGGCGGCCGGGGACTGGCGCTTGAAAATCTGAGGTTCGAGGCGAAGACATGA
- a CDS encoding flagellar assembly protein FliH — translation MPPYRLQSLLDMREKAKEEAEQAFSDAVKALAKEEAEQKRLEAELERRRKERKAKVAEYFQQIMAKGAGINGMNMMGRFEERLKDDEAQVALQIEHQKEVVRTAGRLVEQRRMLMAEAAKELKAIEKNKEKFIKQVKKERQDREELQQEEIGSALFLARQRK, via the coding sequence ATGCCCCCGTACCGGTTGCAGTCGTTGCTGGACATGCGTGAGAAGGCGAAGGAGGAGGCCGAGCAGGCCTTCTCCGACGCCGTCAAGGCGCTGGCGAAGGAAGAGGCGGAGCAGAAGCGCCTGGAGGCGGAGCTGGAGCGCCGCCGCAAGGAGCGCAAGGCCAAGGTCGCCGAGTACTTCCAGCAGATCATGGCCAAGGGCGCCGGCATCAACGGCATGAACATGATGGGCCGCTTCGAGGAGCGTCTGAAGGACGACGAAGCCCAGGTCGCCCTCCAGATTGAACACCAGAAGGAGGTCGTCCGGACGGCCGGCCGCCTGGTGGAGCAGCGCCGCATGCTGATGGCCGAGGCCGCCAAGGAGCTCAAGGCCATCGAGAAGAACAAGGAGAAGTTCATCAAGCAGGTGAAAAAGGAGCGCCAGGACCGGGAGGAGTTGCAGCAGGAGGAGATCGGCAGCGCCTTGTTCCTGGCCCGCCAGCGCAAGTAA
- the sctN gene encoding type III secretion system ATPase SctN translates to MAIDLSRYYDLIKEASLVRVRGRVTEMTGLVIKASVPNVRIGEVVLVKSRQRGLMKSEVVGFVGDEVMLMPLGELYGIGPDSECIPTGRPLTIKCGDALLGRVLSGIGEPMDGMPLEGEGLVDWPVDRDCPDPFTRQRIERPLPLGVRCIDGLLTVGEGQRVGLFAGSGVGKSTLMGQIARNTQADLSVVALIGERGREVREFIEDAMGEEGMKRAVLVCATSDQPALVRLRAAYVATAIAEYFRERGGNVLFMLDTVTRLARSQRDIGLAIGEPPARQGYPPSVFSMLPRILERTGNSAKGKCTAIYTCLVAGGDMEDPIADEVRGILDGHFILNRELGARNQWPAMDVLQSLSRVMSGIVSKEHKKAAGKLRETLATYEKQRDLILLGAYQAGADPRTDYAIEKYDAIIDFLKQDTHSNSPYEETVEQLINLFAD, encoded by the coding sequence ATGGCCATCGACCTTTCGCGCTACTACGACCTCATCAAGGAAGCGTCCCTCGTCCGGGTGCGCGGCCGCGTGACCGAAATGACGGGCCTCGTCATCAAGGCGAGCGTGCCCAACGTGCGCATCGGCGAGGTGGTGCTCGTCAAGAGCCGCCAGCGCGGCCTGATGAAGTCGGAGGTCGTGGGCTTCGTGGGCGACGAGGTGATGCTCATGCCCCTGGGCGAGCTGTACGGCATCGGTCCGGACAGCGAGTGCATCCCCACGGGCCGTCCGCTCACCATCAAGTGCGGCGACGCGCTCCTGGGCCGCGTGCTCAGCGGCATCGGCGAGCCCATGGACGGCATGCCCCTGGAGGGGGAGGGCCTGGTCGACTGGCCCGTGGACCGCGACTGCCCGGACCCGTTCACCCGCCAGCGCATCGAGCGGCCGCTGCCCCTGGGAGTCCGCTGCATCGACGGGCTGCTCACCGTGGGCGAGGGTCAGCGCGTGGGCCTCTTCGCGGGCTCCGGCGTCGGCAAGTCCACGCTGATGGGGCAGATTGCCCGCAACACGCAAGCGGACCTGAGCGTCGTGGCGCTCATCGGCGAGCGTGGTCGCGAGGTGCGCGAGTTCATCGAGGACGCCATGGGCGAGGAGGGCATGAAGCGCGCCGTGCTGGTGTGCGCCACGTCCGACCAGCCCGCCCTCGTGCGTCTGCGTGCCGCGTACGTCGCCACGGCCATCGCGGAGTACTTCCGTGAGCGCGGCGGCAACGTGCTGTTCATGCTCGACACGGTGACGCGTCTGGCGCGCTCCCAGCGCGACATCGGCCTCGCCATCGGTGAGCCCCCGGCGCGTCAGGGCTACCCGCCCAGCGTCTTCTCCATGCTGCCGCGCATCCTGGAGCGCACGGGCAACTCGGCGAAGGGCAAGTGCACCGCCATCTACACCTGCCTCGTGGCCGGCGGTGACATGGAGGACCCCATCGCGGACGAGGTCCGAGGTATTCTGGACGGCCACTTCATCCTCAACCGTGAACTGGGCGCGCGAAACCAGTGGCCCGCCATGGACGTGCTCCAGAGCCTCAGCCGTGTGATGAGCGGCATCGTCAGCAAGGAGCACAAGAAGGCCGCTGGCAAGCTGCGCGAGACGCTCGCCACCTACGAGAAGCAGCGCGACCTCATCCTGCTGGGCGCCTACCAGGCCGGCGCGGACCCCCGGACGGACTACGCCATCGAGAAGTACGACGCCATCATCGACTTCCTCAAGCAGGACACCCACTCCAACTCTCCGTATGAGGAGACCGTGGAGCAGCTCATCAACCTGTTCGCGGACTGA